From a single Halodesulfovibrio marinisediminis DSM 17456 genomic region:
- a CDS encoding MFS transporter: MTTNSTPHSALPFQKVLPYLCLLALIFYVNCVERALLSPLLVSIQKEFNFSYTLTTSLLVVRSLGLSLSLIASSFLATHITHKTIITLSIFFSGASFALLSMTTSYLQLQLGLLCFGLSAGLYFPSGMATLASMVKKEDLSKAFSIHELAPNIAFITAPFIVEIMLSFTDWRGAMRYVGIAAMLLALLFALLCKGGHDHGAPPRFSTLKRILTKRNTWIFFTLAGIGLTLEIAPYYVLPLFLVDQQNMTTADANSLLAISRLATPVMALSAGFVAGKTGVKPLLFTGFTLSGISLALMATMQGVALSAAIIAQPLFPAILFPVIFKLFSDFFPSEEQSLVLAITMPFIGFIGAGIMPNFMGYCGDVLSFEVGFGILSALTFASIVALFITPSTD; the protein is encoded by the coding sequence ATGACTACGAATAGCACGCCACACAGCGCATTGCCTTTTCAAAAGGTACTTCCGTATCTATGCCTGCTTGCGCTTATTTTCTACGTTAACTGCGTTGAACGTGCGTTATTGTCGCCATTGCTTGTTTCTATTCAAAAAGAATTTAACTTCTCGTACACACTTACTACAAGCCTGCTTGTAGTTCGCTCTTTGGGACTAAGCCTCAGCCTTATTGCCAGCAGTTTTCTCGCCACACACATCACGCATAAGACCATCATCACACTATCCATATTTTTTTCTGGAGCAAGCTTTGCCCTGTTATCCATGACAACCTCCTATCTGCAACTTCAGTTAGGGCTATTGTGTTTTGGACTTTCCGCCGGACTGTATTTTCCGTCCGGAATGGCAACGCTTGCATCAATGGTAAAAAAAGAAGACTTAAGCAAAGCTTTTTCAATTCATGAACTTGCGCCAAACATTGCGTTTATTACAGCGCCATTCATCGTGGAAATTATGCTCTCATTCACGGACTGGCGTGGTGCAATGCGTTACGTTGGTATAGCTGCCATGTTGCTTGCTCTCCTCTTTGCTCTTCTGTGCAAAGGAGGTCATGACCATGGTGCTCCTCCACGTTTCTCCACACTCAAACGCATACTGACCAAGCGCAACACATGGATTTTCTTTACCCTTGCAGGCATAGGGCTAACACTGGAAATAGCGCCATATTATGTGTTACCGTTATTTCTGGTCGACCAACAAAACATGACCACTGCCGACGCAAACAGCCTGCTGGCTATATCCAGACTGGCAACACCGGTAATGGCACTTTCTGCAGGCTTTGTAGCGGGCAAAACAGGCGTGAAGCCGCTCCTGTTCACAGGATTCACACTAAGCGGAATTTCCCTCGCGCTTATGGCAACCATGCAAGGTGTAGCCCTATCTGCGGCAATCATTGCTCAGCCGCTATTTCCGGCTATTCTGTTTCCTGTAATTTTCAAGCTTTTTTCAGATTTCTTTCCATCGGAAGAACAGTCTCTCGTGCTCGCAATTACAATGCCGTTTATCGGCTTTATCGGTGCCGGTATCATGCCGAACTTTATGGGATACTGCGGAGACGTACTCTCCTTTGAGGTCGGTTTCGGCATTCTTAGTGCGCTGACCTTCGCAAGTATAGTTGCACTATTTATTACGCCATCAACAGATTAG
- a CDS encoding tyrosine recombinase XerC: protein MFADDTFDGELPELPDMAEMYIGHLSIEKGYSGATVEAYARDLHQFETYLHRTQNTLDQPEKIKREHIRGFLAELHRVQLGKTSMGRKLSALRGFFKYMAKRKLIQNIPTEGVRNPKAPQKHPTALNVDQTFEVLNKKKQLVAESTRKRAFKEEQLLRDLALAELLYGSGLRISEALRLNVHDINVNSGIVRVTGKGDKERVVPLSDTAKEAINAWASVRDKLDPSGQELALFLGARGGRLNRRQAARIIEDLCKRVGLPQAVSPHSLRHSFATHLLEAGADMRSVQELLGHARLTTTQRYTHLTIAKLVEVYDKAHPGGK, encoded by the coding sequence GCGCTACTGTGGAAGCTTACGCGCGTGATTTGCACCAGTTCGAAACGTATCTGCACCGTACACAGAATACGCTTGATCAGCCGGAAAAGATTAAACGTGAACATATAAGAGGCTTTCTAGCTGAGCTACATCGGGTTCAGTTGGGTAAGACCTCCATGGGACGTAAGCTTTCTGCGCTGCGCGGTTTTTTTAAGTACATGGCAAAACGTAAACTTATTCAGAATATTCCTACAGAAGGCGTACGTAACCCAAAGGCGCCGCAAAAGCATCCGACTGCGCTCAATGTAGACCAGACATTCGAAGTGTTGAACAAAAAGAAGCAACTCGTAGCTGAATCTACTCGTAAGCGTGCGTTCAAGGAAGAGCAGCTGCTCCGAGATCTCGCACTCGCAGAGCTTCTTTATGGTTCAGGTCTGCGTATATCCGAAGCTCTTCGGCTTAACGTTCATGACATCAACGTGAATTCAGGCATAGTTCGTGTCACAGGTAAAGGTGATAAAGAGCGCGTTGTGCCTCTCTCTGATACAGCCAAGGAAGCCATCAATGCATGGGCTTCCGTACGTGACAAGCTCGACCCATCAGGACAAGAGCTAGCCTTGTTCCTTGGTGCTCGTGGCGGTAGACTCAATAGACGTCAGGCTGCGCGTATCATTGAAGACCTTTGTAAGCGCGTTGGACTGCCGCAAGCCGTATCGCCGCATAGTCTGCGTCATTCCTTCGCAACGCACCTCCTTGAAGCAGGAGCCGATATGCGTAGCGTACAAGAATTACTTGGTCACGCGCGGCTCACAACTACGCAACGGTACACTCATCTCACTATCGCTAAGCTTGTCGAGGTCTACGACAAGGCGCATCCGGGCGGGAAGTAG
- a CDS encoding phosphotransacetylase family protein has product MAAGIYIGSTSGYSGKNMVVMGIGLRLQKEGFDVGYMKPVGAVPEERDGVLGDQDAFFVQDILGQDAPPEFVSPVVVTQDFKVRAFSGQFDDLMPSIKTGYEQLSKDKDAMIVAGSGSMYSGRYCNIDGMRVAKALGLPIIVIDRLDKELNYDYLVVLKDVLGDSLAGVILNDIPSSFMNEVDGLIKPFLERNGIKVLGVIPKDPLMGAIKVSDLAERLGGRVISCASKSEKVVENFLIGTMQVENFMTHFRKNKNSAVIVGGDRSDVQLVALEGNCPCLVLTGNLYPNDIILTRSEVLNIPIVVVRDDTYTVAKKMEAILSRHKLRDVIKIRQGAQLVSSSIDFDYIKECMGLEDK; this is encoded by the coding sequence ATGGCTGCAGGAATCTACATTGGCTCAACATCCGGATATTCCGGCAAAAACATGGTTGTTATGGGCATTGGCCTGCGTCTTCAAAAAGAAGGGTTTGATGTAGGATACATGAAGCCTGTTGGTGCTGTACCGGAAGAACGCGACGGCGTACTTGGTGATCAGGATGCTTTTTTTGTTCAAGACATTCTTGGACAGGACGCTCCACCGGAATTCGTAAGCCCTGTTGTTGTTACTCAGGACTTTAAAGTTCGAGCCTTCAGCGGACAATTTGACGATCTTATGCCGTCAATCAAGACCGGCTACGAACAGCTTTCCAAAGATAAAGACGCGATGATTGTTGCCGGCTCCGGCTCCATGTACTCCGGCCGCTACTGTAACATCGACGGCATGCGCGTTGCCAAAGCACTCGGTCTGCCGATCATCGTCATTGACCGTCTGGATAAAGAACTCAACTACGACTACCTTGTCGTCCTCAAAGATGTTCTTGGAGACAGCCTTGCAGGCGTTATCCTGAATGATATCCCATCCAGCTTTATGAATGAAGTGGACGGCCTTATCAAACCGTTCCTTGAGCGAAACGGTATTAAAGTGCTCGGTGTTATTCCTAAAGATCCGCTCATGGGCGCTATCAAAGTAAGTGATCTCGCAGAGCGCCTCGGCGGCAGAGTTATCTCCTGCGCGTCCAAGTCTGAGAAAGTAGTAGAAAACTTCCTCATCGGCACCATGCAGGTTGAAAACTTCATGACACACTTCAGAAAGAATAAAAACTCAGCAGTTATCGTTGGTGGTGACCGCTCAGACGTGCAGCTTGTTGCCCTTGAAGGCAACTGCCCGTGCCTCGTGCTGACAGGTAACCTATACCCTAACGATATTATTCTTACCCGCTCAGAGGTACTGAATATTCCTATCGTTGTAGTACGCGACGACACCTACACCGTAGCTAAGAAAATGGAAGCTATTCTTTCCAGACACAAGTTACGTGATGTTATTAAAATCCGTCAGGGTGCTCAGCTTGTAAGCTCTTCCATCGATTTCGATTACATTAAAGAATGTATGGGACTGGAAGATAAATAA
- a CDS encoding TIGR03960 family B12-binding radical SAM protein translates to MRELLQLVPKPSRYLGIEEGTIHKQGKDISIHVALAFPDMYEVGMSYLGQKILYGILNERENWWAERVFTPCVETAQVLRDHNTPLATLESDTPLGNLDMIGFHVTHELCYTNILYMLDLSGIPYRAADRGDTLDTPIIMAGGGCTLSAEPLAPFMDLMTLGEGEFMMVELLETLEQCKKENTSRHEFLLRAAKIPGVYVPSFFEAKEEGTVLEPTEDINPRPTRRVVPQMDDAKFPTSQPIPFGAVHSRLALEIGRGCTRGCRFCQAGMTYRPARERSVVNIEEIVQESLTTTGYDDLSFLSLSTGDFSALKELFMNTVDRCAQEQVSVSLPSLRVGSIDDDIMDKMASIRRTGATLAPEAGSQRLRDVINKGITEEAIITHVRKLYQHGWQQVKLYFMIGLPTETYEDLDAIVELCRKVRGAAGKRIQVTAGISPFVPKPNTPFQWEAQISYDEIRNRIYYLRDKFKQEKCMRMRWHEPESSLLEGIFSRGDRRLADVVETAYAKGAVFSSWVEHFSLEPYIEALEEHGLTIDEYTGARALDAALPWDHLNNGVTKDFLLRELKRAKEEKVTEDCRYGACRVCGACDKGAKESELERLTPDTKYQNVLNNEARDQKAHEIELDDNGKIVIKASATNKPPKLAEHLTVKAAHMRIWYTKEDASIFLSQLELQSIFERIFRRVELPLTFSQGFHPLPLISFGRALPIGVASKKEWVNIFLREEFTPEEVFKKLISAFPTGMHPVAVEKLTMAKKQAQPYAETFKVEYVGDKAREADFIQAFKDMLEEESIMWTRETKKGERTMDVRPVFAKVIFNEEDITITLDWSEIYVSPVNIVKAITPGFDVLDFKMTKLDQHMP, encoded by the coding sequence ATGCGTGAATTGCTGCAATTGGTTCCAAAACCAAGCCGTTACCTCGGTATTGAAGAGGGAACCATTCACAAACAGGGTAAAGACATCTCCATCCATGTAGCACTTGCATTCCCAGATATGTACGAAGTGGGTATGTCATACCTTGGTCAAAAAATTCTTTACGGAATTCTCAACGAACGAGAAAACTGGTGGGCCGAGCGTGTATTTACCCCATGCGTAGAAACTGCACAGGTGCTTCGCGACCATAACACCCCGCTTGCAACGCTGGAATCCGACACCCCGCTTGGCAACCTCGACATGATCGGTTTCCATGTTACCCACGAGCTGTGCTACACCAACATCCTGTACATGCTTGACTTAAGCGGAATTCCATACCGTGCAGCAGACCGTGGCGACACACTGGACACCCCTATCATCATGGCTGGCGGCGGCTGTACCTTATCTGCCGAGCCGCTTGCACCGTTCATGGATCTCATGACCCTCGGTGAAGGCGAATTCATGATGGTAGAACTGCTCGAAACACTTGAGCAGTGCAAAAAAGAAAACACATCCCGACACGAATTTCTTCTTCGTGCAGCTAAAATTCCGGGCGTATACGTACCTTCCTTCTTTGAAGCAAAAGAAGAAGGCACCGTGCTCGAGCCGACCGAAGACATCAACCCGCGTCCTACACGCCGCGTAGTGCCGCAGATGGACGACGCAAAGTTCCCTACAAGCCAACCGATCCCTTTCGGCGCGGTGCATAGCCGCCTTGCGCTGGAAATTGGACGTGGTTGTACCCGCGGTTGTCGCTTCTGTCAGGCAGGTATGACCTACCGCCCTGCGCGAGAACGCTCCGTAGTGAACATTGAAGAAATCGTACAGGAAAGCCTCACAACCACAGGCTACGACGATCTTTCTTTCCTTTCCCTTTCCACAGGTGACTTCTCAGCCCTCAAAGAGCTGTTTATGAACACCGTAGATCGTTGTGCACAGGAACAAGTTTCTGTTTCCCTGCCGTCCCTGCGTGTAGGCTCCATTGATGATGACATCATGGACAAAATGGCTTCCATTCGCCGCACAGGCGCGACACTTGCGCCGGAAGCTGGTAGCCAGCGTCTACGTGACGTTATCAACAAAGGCATCACTGAAGAAGCTATCATCACCCACGTACGTAAGCTCTACCAGCACGGCTGGCAGCAGGTTAAACTGTACTTCATGATCGGTCTGCCGACTGAAACTTACGAAGACCTCGATGCGATAGTTGAACTTTGCCGTAAAGTGCGCGGTGCAGCAGGCAAGCGCATTCAGGTTACCGCAGGCATTTCTCCGTTCGTACCTAAGCCGAACACTCCGTTCCAGTGGGAAGCACAAATTTCTTACGACGAAATCCGCAACCGCATTTACTACCTTCGTGACAAGTTCAAGCAGGAAAAATGCATGCGTATGCGCTGGCATGAACCGGAATCCAGTCTTCTCGAAGGCATCTTCTCCCGCGGTGACCGCCGCCTTGCAGACGTTGTTGAAACTGCATACGCAAAAGGTGCTGTATTCAGCAGCTGGGTTGAGCACTTCTCTCTCGAGCCATACATTGAAGCACTCGAAGAGCACGGTCTCACCATTGATGAATACACAGGCGCTCGCGCCCTTGACGCAGCTCTCCCGTGGGATCATCTCAACAACGGTGTGACTAAAGACTTCCTCCTTCGCGAACTTAAGCGCGCAAAAGAAGAAAAAGTAACTGAAGACTGCCGTTACGGTGCATGCCGAGTCTGTGGTGCCTGTGATAAAGGTGCAAAAGAGTCTGAGCTGGAGCGTCTTACCCCAGACACAAAATACCAGAACGTTCTCAACAACGAAGCACGAGATCAAAAAGCACACGAAATCGAGCTGGATGACAATGGTAAAATAGTCATCAAGGCATCAGCAACTAACAAGCCACCAAAGCTTGCAGAGCATCTTACTGTAAAAGCTGCGCACATGCGCATCTGGTACACCAAAGAAGATGCATCCATCTTCCTTTCACAGCTCGAGTTGCAGTCCATTTTTGAGCGCATCTTCCGTCGAGTTGAGCTTCCGCTCACTTTCTCTCAAGGATTCCATCCACTGCCGCTCATCTCATTCGGCCGTGCTCTGCCAATCGGCGTAGCTAGTAAAAAAGAATGGGTGAACATATTCCTGCGTGAAGAATTCACACCGGAAGAGGTATTCAAAAAACTCATTTCAGCGTTCCCTACCGGTATGCATCCAGTAGCTGTAGAAAAGCTGACAATGGCGAAAAAACAGGCTCAGCCATACGCTGAGACCTTCAAAGTAGAATACGTGGGCGACAAAGCACGTGAAGCGGACTTCATCCAAGCATTCAAAGACATGCTCGAAGAAGAGTCCATCATGTGGACACGTGAAACCAAGAAAGGTGAACGCACCATGGACGTACGTCCAGTGTTCGCAAAAGTTATCTTCAACGAAGAAGATATCACCATCACCCTTGATTGGTCAGAGATCTACGTATCTCCGGTCAACATCGTAAAAGCCATCACACCAGGCTTCGATGTCCTCGACTTCAAGATGACCAAGCTCGATCAGCACATGCCTTAA